In Chloroflexota bacterium, one DNA window encodes the following:
- a CDS encoding ABC transporter ATP-binding protein: QRVRPAAPRVHDREVRVLEEPLNGTDPRQRVEFSDFVARMSTAGKTILISSHILEEVEALADRILLVVSGKLAAAGNHRAIREKLDERPFVVRLVASKQREMAAALVGLETVESVRLEDGAIEVTTRNLADLQRSAPRLARDIGSRLYRIEPLDDSLESVFSYVVQR; this comes from the coding sequence CAGCGCGTCCGGCCCGCGGCGCCCAGGGTGCACGACCGGGAGGTGCGGGTGCTCGAGGAGCCGCTGAACGGCACGGACCCCCGGCAGCGCGTCGAGTTCTCGGACTTCGTGGCCCGGATGTCGACGGCGGGCAAGACCATCCTCATCTCCTCGCACATCCTGGAGGAGGTGGAGGCGCTGGCGGACCGCATCCTGCTGGTGGTGAGCGGCAAGCTGGCCGCGGCGGGCAACCACCGCGCCATCCGCGAGAAGCTGGACGAGCGCCCCTTCGTGGTGCGCCTGGTGGCGTCCAAGCAGCGGGAGATGGCTGCCGCGCTGGTGGGGCTGGAGACCGTCGAGTCCGTGCGGCTGGAGGACGGCGCCATCGAGGTGACGACGCGCAACCTTGCCGACCTGCAGCGGTCGGCGCCGCGGCTGGCGCGTGACATCGGCAGCCGCCTGTACCGCATCGAGCCGCTGGACGACTCGCTGGAGAGCGTCTTCTCCTACGTGGTGCAGCGATGA
- a CDS encoding ABC transporter permease subunit: MISALFALSFRQAASPRRLLLLGAISLFPVGLTYLLVQLGEADQSGTVEAGLEGLVISLVLPLVTMVLASGAFGNEVEDRTLSLLTTKPVPRWSLALSKLMGTIAVAGPIMVAVSVVVTALPPERDGGVILAAAVGSAVGVIVYASVFTWAGLVTTRALAFGLVYVLLWEALITTFLSGTRYLSVRSYVIGIMHGMEGSPFNGDLAIGYTTAIVGAGVVTVLFFALAVRRLSRMDVP; the protein is encoded by the coding sequence ATGATCAGCGCGCTCTTTGCCCTCTCCTTCCGGCAGGCGGCGTCGCCGCGGCGGCTCCTGCTGCTGGGCGCAATCTCCCTGTTCCCGGTGGGGCTGACCTACCTGCTGGTGCAGCTGGGAGAGGCGGACCAGAGCGGCACCGTCGAGGCTGGGCTGGAGGGGCTGGTGATCTCGCTGGTCCTGCCCCTGGTGACGATGGTGCTGGCGTCGGGCGCCTTCGGCAACGAGGTCGAGGACCGCACGCTCTCCCTGCTGACGACGAAGCCTGTGCCGCGATGGTCGCTGGCGCTGTCGAAGCTGATGGGGACCATTGCCGTGGCCGGGCCGATCATGGTGGCCGTGTCCGTCGTGGTGACGGCGCTGCCGCCGGAACGCGATGGGGGCGTCATCCTCGCGGCAGCGGTGGGCTCGGCGGTTGGGGTGATCGTCTACGCCTCAGTCTTCACCTGGGCCGGGCTGGTGACCACGCGGGCGCTGGCCTTCGGGCTGGTGTACGTGCTGCTGTGGGAGGCGCTGATCACGACCTTCCTGAGCGGCACCCGCTACCTGAGCGTCCGCAGCTACGTCATCGGCATCATGCACGGCATGGAGGGCAGCCCGTTCAACGGGGACCTGGCCATCGGGTACACGACGGCGATCGTGGGGGCGGGGGTGGTCACCGTGCTGTTCTTCGCCCTCGCGGTGCGGCGGCTGTCGCGGATGGACGTGCCGTAG
- a CDS encoding HAD family hydrolase, producing MTTTPTAILFDLDNTLFNRVAAFLGVAGDFYAEFLASSASVDRDEAVALMVEWDDDGYSNRSEMREAWLGQWPEVGLDLDAFNRWYRRTMDRRSGPDAAVNDFLAELNRAGIPWGIVTNGSVNQRTKCRTTGLSELTSTVIISEEQGYAKPDPRIYRDALTALGLASPEGVLFVGDNPVTDIDGAQAFGMRTAWVTRGRQFPAELHPPDIAIERVTDLRGLLGL from the coding sequence ATGACAACCACACCCACCGCCATCCTCTTTGACCTCGATAACACCCTCTTCAACCGGGTGGCTGCCTTCCTCGGCGTCGCCGGGGACTTCTATGCGGAGTTCCTGGCGTCATCGGCGTCGGTGGACCGCGACGAGGCCGTCGCGCTCATGGTGGAGTGGGACGACGACGGGTACTCCAACCGCAGCGAGATGCGGGAAGCCTGGCTCGGCCAGTGGCCCGAGGTTGGCCTGGACCTCGACGCGTTCAACCGCTGGTACCGGCGGACGATGGACCGGCGCTCGGGGCCGGACGCCGCGGTCAACGACTTCCTCGCGGAGCTCAACCGCGCGGGCATTCCGTGGGGCATCGTCACCAACGGCAGCGTCAACCAGCGGACCAAGTGCAGGACGACAGGGCTGTCGGAGCTGACGTCCACCGTCATCATCTCGGAGGAGCAGGGCTACGCGAAGCCTGACCCGCGCATCTACCGCGACGCGCTGACGGCCCTTGGCCTCGCGAGCCCCGAGGGCGTCCTGTTCGTCGGCGACAACCCCGTCACGGACATCGACGGGGCTCAGGCGTTCGGCATGCGGACGGCGTGGGTCACCCGCGGCAGGCAGTTCCCGGCGGAACTCCACCCGCCGGACATCGCCATCGAGCGCGTGACGGACCTGCGGGGGTTGCTCGGGTTGTAG
- a CDS encoding DUF3352 domain-containing protein yields MPLLVKILLGLFTLSAAGAAAGTAFVLVVLNNPSEATAQYIPASAPAYFSVNLRPGLGQTLDAGNFFSKIDSAELEDWREEQLDEGEDETGIHPTEDVNFWLGTDISAAILNDDIDDLEWVVMFQVGEREGAEDFAEDLADYISDESGMDLEEDSSDDLSLWIAEDDEIAIALSDEYLLIGDSEDTVMDIAENTEDPPSRSLVDNEAFAAAREAAPSPRVAFGYLDLEALWPDGADLLDLGGTSEQLREELEENWPVYVSMSTSFQNDGVRMDFSYFLEEEAIDWDGQPVQAQQVLPSDSLVAISTTEILETWVEWWEIIEETDPYAADDLHQLLLDFEAEAGIDVEEDVLDTLSGELAAALLPSDFDFSSEDGVLDSPVHALLLAGLEDPETLEDTLDTLLGNVEQDYDYSREDIGEFEAVTVSPDQVDESLGEYSPSFVVMDDWAALGSTLESLEELHDALTGASDSLDDNAEFRRVMDAAPAPVHYFMYLNVFALVEAIDGALDGDDRDTFRNDVQPYIKNLSAFLITTTVTAQEVRTSAILTVVE; encoded by the coding sequence ATGCCCCTGCTGGTCAAGATACTCCTGGGACTGTTTACGCTATCGGCGGCGGGCGCTGCGGCGGGTACGGCTTTCGTCCTTGTAGTCCTGAACAATCCCAGCGAGGCCACGGCTCAATACATTCCAGCGAGCGCACCGGCCTATTTCTCTGTCAACTTGCGGCCCGGTCTCGGTCAAACACTGGACGCCGGGAACTTCTTCTCCAAAATCGACTCCGCTGAACTGGAAGACTGGCGGGAGGAGCAGCTGGACGAGGGTGAGGATGAGACCGGCATTCACCCGACTGAAGACGTCAATTTCTGGCTTGGCACCGACATCTCCGCCGCTATCCTCAACGACGACATTGACGACCTGGAGTGGGTGGTCATGTTCCAGGTGGGCGAGCGCGAGGGCGCGGAGGACTTTGCCGAGGACCTGGCGGACTATATTTCTGACGAGAGCGGCATGGATCTAGAGGAAGATAGCAGCGACGACCTTAGTCTCTGGATCGCTGAGGATGATGAAATTGCCATAGCTTTGAGTGATGAGTACCTCCTCATCGGTGACAGCGAAGACACCGTTATGGACATCGCGGAGAACACGGAGGACCCCCCGAGCAGGAGCCTTGTGGATAACGAGGCCTTCGCGGCGGCGCGGGAGGCGGCCCCATCGCCGCGCGTCGCCTTCGGCTACCTCGACCTGGAGGCGCTCTGGCCGGACGGCGCGGACCTGCTGGACCTCGGCGGCACATCGGAGCAGCTGAGGGAGGAGCTGGAGGAGAACTGGCCCGTGTACGTCTCCATGTCCACCTCCTTCCAGAACGACGGTGTGCGGATGGATTTCAGCTACTTCCTTGAGGAAGAAGCCATTGACTGGGATGGACAACCCGTCCAAGCGCAACAGGTCCTGCCGTCAGACTCGCTCGTAGCCATATCGACCACGGAGATCCTTGAGACATGGGTAGAGTGGTGGGAAATCATTGAGGAGACGGACCCCTACGCCGCGGACGATCTTCACCAGCTGCTGCTCGACTTTGAGGCGGAGGCCGGCATTGACGTCGAGGAAGACGTGCTGGACACGCTGTCCGGCGAGCTGGCGGCGGCGCTGCTGCCGAGTGACTTTGATTTCAGCTCGGAAGACGGCGTACTGGACTCCCCCGTCCACGCCCTCCTCCTCGCCGGCCTGGAGGACCCGGAGACGCTGGAAGACACCCTGGACACGCTCCTCGGCAACGTTGAGCAAGACTATGACTACAGCCGTGAGGACATCGGCGAATTTGAGGCTGTGACGGTGTCCCCGGACCAGGTGGACGAGTCCCTCGGCGAATACTCACCGAGCTTCGTGGTGATGGATGATTGGGCGGCGCTGGGCTCCACCCTGGAGAGCCTGGAAGAGTTGCATGATGCGCTGACGGGCGCCTCAGACTCGCTTGACGACAATGCGGAGTTCCGTCGCGTCATGGATGCCGCGCCGGCCCCGGTGCACTACTTCATGTACCTCAACGTCTTCGCCCTGGTGGAAGCCATCGACGGCGCGTTGGACGGTGATGACCGGGACACGTTCCGCAACGATGTGCAGCCATACATCAAGAACCTCAGCGCCTTCCTGATCACGACAACTGTCACAGCGCAGGAAGTGCGGACGTCGGCCATTCTGACGGTTGTGGAGTAG